The region ATTGACCAGTTGGTGCAGGCCTTTGTACCCATAGCCGAACAACGCGGGATTACCCTCAACTACCAGACCGATGTATCGGGGATGTGGCTGTTCGACGCCGAGAAAGTTGGTCAGATCGGCTATAATCTGCTGGCAAACGCCATTAAGTTCACTACCGGGCCCGCTACACAAAAAGCTGGTTCCACACACGTTACAGTCCGGCTGGAGAACGGTTCGCCCATCCGGCTCTCTGTCTCGGATACGGGCATTGGTATTCCGACGGCTAATTTACCCCATATCTTCGACCGTTTTTATCAGGTAAACTCGCTGGTGCGACCGCTGGAACCCGGCACGGGCATAGGCCTGTCGATGGTTAAGGAACTAACGGAACTGATGGGCGGTACGGTATCGGTCAGCAGCAGTACAGGTACCCCCACGACACCGTCGGGCAGTACCTTCGTTGTCGATTTGCCAATATGTCCTTTATCAACCGAAGAGGGTGTTGTCGACGACAGTTTCTCCATACGGGACTGGTTTCCGCTGCGAGCAACCGAGCCGGATACCGAATGGGGGTCTATAACTCCTCCGGAGGATGCTCCCCTTGTTGTTGTTGTGGAGGATAATGATGAACTCCGCACCTTTCTGGCCGAAGAACTGACAAACCACTACCGGGTACTGACGGCCGCTTCGGGTGAACGGGGCTGGACAATGATCCAGACCGAATTGCCCGACGTCGTTATTTCTGATGTAATGATGCCGGGCATGGACGGGTATGCTTTAACCCAACTCATCAAAACTACACCGGCCACCGATCATATTGCGGTTATCCTGCTCACCGCCAAAGCAGCCAGTGACAGTCGGCTGGCCGGTCTCCAGCAAGGAGCCGACGACTACCTGACCAAACCTTTCGTTATCGAAGAACTGGTGTTGCGGCTGCGCAACCTCCTGGCTCGTCAGCAACGGTTACGTACGCTTTATCAGCAGCAACTAGCCCGCCCCGAACTGCCCCAACCTATAGAAACCGTTCAGGACGGATGGTTAAGAACCTTATTCACTGTGCTGGATGAACACCTCGACGACTCCTCATTTACCGTGGAGCGGCTGGCCGAATGTATGGCATTGAGTAGTAAAACGCTGCTCCGAAAAGTGCAGTCGCTCACGCAACTGTCGACCAACGACCTGATCCGGCGGTACCGTTTACGCAAAGCCGTCGACCTACTCCGGGCCGGACACGGTGTATCCGAAACCGCTTATATGGTTGGCTTCGATACGCCCTCGTATTTCGGTCAGTGTTTCAAGGAGATTTATCAGGTTACGCCTAAAGATTTCGCCATCTCAACAAAAGCGTAATCCGTCTCCCGGCGCTTTTATAACCCATACTGATTTTGTAAAAAGCCACCAGAGGTTTGGGTAATAGAGTTTAGTCGTATAACGATTTAACTCTATTACCTAAACCTCCGGTGGCTATCAACATGGCGTTCCGATAAGACTATCGCATAGTTTAACTTACTTTTTAATAAACCGGCCTTTCAGCAATTTAAGGTCGGGCGTAACAACCTGGTATACATAAATACCCGTTGGTAATGTCCCTGTCTCCACCCGGACTTCATTAACAGGAGTAGCTGGAATTACATGATTAACACGCTGGCCATCAATAGAATAAATACTCACTTCAGATATGGCCAGGTCCGAATTCGTCAGGCGAAGGAATAGTTCATCTACACAAGGCGAGGGCGACGATGAAATTTCCCGCACCGTCGTTTCCAGTCCGGCGGTCAGCCCCGACAGTTCGACGCCTTCGCGGGCACCAGCCACCGGCTGAAACTCGTAGGCCCCAATATCTATAGCTGTTCCCTTGGGCCGACCATTACCGGCAAGGTCGGTAGTCATAGTACAGTACGTATTCAGGATTCCTTTATCGACCAGTGGAGAGCCTTTCAGTGGCCGGTAGTTTGCATCAACAATACTGGTTGTTAAGGCTGTACTTAGGGAAGATGCATAATAATTGGCCGACTGCGTTATCTGGTAACCTGTTATCAGCTTAACTAACTTGCCCGTTCCTGCCTGAATTACTGCATTGTTGGTCATGGTTGTCTGATCCAGCTTATTATAGAAACATAACCCATCCAGTACTGAGTTAACAAAGGTATTATTGGTAACGATCAACGGATTACCGCTGGGTGTTCCGGCCCGGTTGTCGCAGAACAAACCGTATCCGCCAACATCTGTGACCAGGTTGTTGTAGATCAGATTCTTACCGGAGTGACCAACAAATATGATTCCATTTCCACCCACATAGCGCACGGTATTATTGTATAGTCGGCCGGCAGAGCCCCCAGACGCCTGAATGCCGTTGTTCTGATACTGCTGAAACGGGGAGATCCCGGCATGGTTGATTACATTATTATATACCTGGTAATCTGGCGCACAGGCATATTGGATACCTTCGGCACCGGTGCGCTCGACCAGATTGTTGTAAATGGCCAGACCATAAATGTTGTGCGGATAAACCACCTTGGTCACACCATCACAGGTCTTGGTAATGCCGCTGTTCCAGAATGAGTTGCCGATGTACATCCCCTCGCCGTAGGTATCGTGTATGTAGTTGTCGTGTATCTTGATATTGTACATCGCGAAGTTGCCCCGCCAGGTAGCCGGATCGCAGGTAGGGTCCATCTTGATCATGATCCCGGCAAATCCGGTGCTCGAGACTTCGACCCGCTCAATTTCGAAATTGGAGCTAAAGCCCGTCACGTTGACGCCCGATGCTCCGCTGGGAGTTTTAGTGAGTTGAATGCCGTATTTGTAGCGGCTGTCGCCCGAGCCGGTAAGCTTGACGTACTTACTGTCATAAAACTGGATACCGTTGGTGCCGGTCTCAGTACCGACCGTAACAAGCCCACCGCAGTTAACAATTTTAATAGGCTGGGTGGCAGAGCCAACAATATTTTTGAAGTACAGGTACGAATAATTACCGGCTGCTACACAAATTGTCTGACCAGGTTTGTAGCCTAGCGCCTTACCATCATACATGGCTGCTTTCGAGATGGTAACGTTACAATTACACGTTTGGGCTATCACCGAATGGCTGGTAAGAACCAGGTAAACAACCACCAGCAGAGATAGACCTGAAGTATTAAACTTCCTTACTTTACCAATACATTTAGTTAACATATTTAATGAACAGTTAACTCTAAATAAATCATTATACATGTTTAACATCTTATAAGTACATATTACGGTTTAAGTGCATATATATGGCAATAATTTTACTAATACAAACTATAGTAAATTAATTATATAGAATATCAGTACTTATTTTAATTACATATATTAATAATAAATCAATATAAATTATATAGTACACTTAATTGATCACAAAGGGAGATTTTCAACAAAACGATTTTTGTCATTTAATAGTAAAATTTACTAGGTGGTCAGCTTTTTTTAATCACATTACTAACAAATGGCTCGTATTCAGTTACATCTGAGCAAAATTAGCTACGCCAGTCAGATGGGTACCACAGGTAGTCAGACGTATAAATCTGACACACGCAACACGTATTAACCTATACGTCTGGCAGGGTTCGATAGCTCTATCGATTTTAGAAAATAGCTTTCCTGGGAGTTCAGGAAAAGCTTAACATATTTTAACGGCCTGCTAATCAAGCTACAGAGCGAACAAACCCGATTCCTGAATACCTTCACGGCCGTAAAATCCAAACCCATTGTCCGCTTGCGTTGAAGAACCCTAACCCGCTCGGCTTATGCTACAGAATTACCTAAAAATCGCCTTTCGAAACCTGGCCCGCAGGCGGTTCTACGCGCTCGTCACCCTGCTCGGGCTTACGGTGGGCATTACGTTCCTGCTGCTTATTGGCAGCTATATTCAGGGCGAACTGGCCGTTAACAAAACCCTCCGACATGCCGACCGGCAGTATCTGGTGCAAAGCCGCTGGAAGGTGCCCGACATGGGTATGGACATCACAACGCTGGCGCCCCTGGGCCCTACGCTTAAGCAGCGATATCCCGGTTTGGTTGCCAACTACTACCGTTTTTATGGCGTTTCAGCCAACATCTCGACAGGCGAAAACCATTTTCGGGAGTCAATCCAGATCGGCGACTCTACCCTACTGGCCATGTTCGGTTTTCCGCTAGCCTTTGGCGATCCCCAAACGGCCCTGCTGGCTCCTAACTCAATGGTGATTACGGCAGCAATTGCCCAAAAGTTTTTTGGCAGAACGGATGTTCTCCGCCAACAACTGACCGTGCAGACGCCGGTGGGGGGTAAGCAGGTATTCACCATAACGGGTGTTTTGGAGCCACTGCCAACCAACAGTGTGACGCAGTTGCTTCAGTTGCCCGATCAGATTTTTATATCGCTGCGCAACGTCAGTTACTTTACAAACGAAGCGGGTATGCGCTCCTGGCAGAATCAGTACATTCCGACCTATCTGGAACTACAGCCGGGCGTAACGCCGGATCAGCTAGCGAAGCCCCTTGCTCAAGTACTGGCAACCGATGTCCCAACTGGCTTTAGAGAAAACCTCAGCCTCGATCTCAGCCCTCTGGAAACATTTTATATAAAAGCAGGAAATGGCCTGGTCGAAAAAATGATATTGACCTTGCTCATCATCGCTGTATTTATCCTGCTGATGGCCGTGGTCAATTTTGTAAATATCACCATTGGTATGTCGGCAACACGACTGCGGGAAATTGGCGTCCGGAAGGTACTGGGTGGCCTGAAAAAGCAGGTGATTGCCCAATTTCTGGCCGAAGCAATCCTGTTAACCACGGGCGCTACGCTACTGGCGTTGGGGGGTTATGAACTTTTCCGGCCTACGTTTGCTACGTTGCTCGACAAGCCAATATCATCTCTGTTAAGCTGGTCACCTTATGCTTTTCTGAGCCTGGTGGTTCTTGTTGTGATCATCGGTTTGCTGGCCGGTAGCTACCCTGCCTTTGTACTGTCGGGGCTGCCGTCTGTTGAGTCACTGAAAGGAAAACTACTTGCATCGGTGCAAAAAGGTATCGGATTGCGTCGGGCGTTGGTTGTCTTTCAGTTTACGGTGGCCATTCTGGTTTTTGTTGGCGCGGTCGTCATTAGTCGACAGGTTTCTTTCTTTTTCAACAAAGATTTAGGTTATCAGAAAGAGCAGATACTAACCGTGTCGTCGGTGCCCCGCGACTGGTCGCCAGCGGGTGTGCAACGTATGATAGGGATACGCAATCAACTGGCCCGTATTCCGGGCGTTCAGGATGTGAGTTTTTCATTTGAAGTACCGGATGGCCGAAGCAGCGGCAGCAGCCAGTTATTCCCTCAGGGCCGCGACAGTACGGATGCGATAACGGCCGATGTGCTGACAACCGACGAACGGTTTGCACAAACTTACGGGCTAACGATGCGGGAGGGAGCTTATTTTGGCCCCACGGATGCAGATTCGTTACACGCTGTGCTGAATGAGTCGGCCACGAAGGCGCTTGGCTGGACCAATCCGGCAAAAGCAATAGATCAACTGGTTCGGTTTCAGGGCAGCAACCGGGTTTACCGGGTGAGCGGCATTGTAAAAGACTTCCATTTTGGATCTTTGCATCAGGCCATCAAGCCACTTATTTTCCTGAACGTTCGGAGCAACACGATATACCGCAACTTCTCGTTCAAAGTAGCGTCTGGTCCATCTGCTACGGGACTGAACAGCCATTTACCCGAAACCATAGCGGCCATCAACCAAGAATGGGCACGACTGTTCCCCGACGCCCCTTTCGAGTACTCGTTCATGGACGATACCCTTCAGAAGCTCTACAGAACCGAAATTCAATTGCAAAAGGCATCGCGGCTGGCAACCACGCTGGCCCTAATCATCGTGTTACTGGGTGTGCTGGGACTGGTGTCGCTGAACGTGACCCGCCGGACAAAAGAGATTGGTATCCGCAAAGTGCTGGGTTCTTCGACGTTCGGCATCGTCAATCTGTTCATGAAAGAATTTGTCCTGATTCTGGTGATGGCCAACATCATCGCGTGGCCCGTAGCCTATTACCTGCTGAGCGACTGGCTCACACACTTTGCTTATCGGACCGATTTATCCTGGTGGCCTTTTGCGCTGGTGGCGGGCTGTTTAGCCCTGTTAACCGGATTGATCGTGAGTACGCAAACGATTAAAGCGGCCCTCGCAAACCCGGTGACGTCGTTGCGGAGTGAGTGATGTACCCACGGGCTTTATCCCGTATGTATTGACATAAAACACGGGATAAAGCCGAACGCAGCCCCGGCCGTGGGTACATCTACAAAAACTGGTTCAGGTCCAGTTGCAGGATTTCGGAGAAGGAGGTTTCTGTAGCTATGCCATTATCACCTTTACGGTACCGAAACCAATGTTCTGTTCGGTAATTATAGACGAAGCCTTCGAGAATATCGTAGGGGAAATCTTCGATTAAACTAACCACTTTTTGCAAGTCCCCTTTCAGGCCACGGGTATGACAAACTTCAATAATAACCGGTATATGATCACGCGCTTTATCATATAAAATCAAGTCAGGAGTGGGCGGTCCGTCGTAACGGCTTGTTCGACCTTCGTCGAGCATCGTTTCGGGCAACGGCTCTAATGAAATGGCTTTATCATAATAAAACAGTTTACCTAAGCCAACATTCAACTTACTGATAACGCGCTGGTGATCCATAGGCGCATTTACGCCCATTTCATCTTCATGAACCATTGATAGGCCGTGCGAGACTTTGTACATAGTTAATTATGGTAAAGGTTACAACCTGGTGTGCTTACAAAAATTGATTCAGGTCCAGTTGGAGGATGTCGGAGAAAGAGGTTGACTGTGTTAATCCGTCACCGCCCGAACGATAAAGAACCCAGGTTCCGGCTCGATAATCGTAGATAAATCCCTCCTGAATGCCATAATCACCATCGTCTATCAACTGAATAACTTTACGCAAATCACCTTTCAACCCGTTTGTATGGCATACTTCAATAATAATTGGCGTTTGTGATGCCGAATTATCTCGCAACGATATGTCTGGCACTGGACTAGCCTTCCCTTCATCAAGCATTGTTTCGGGTAATGGCTCCAGTGATATTGCCTTTTCGCGGTGATACAAGACACCCAAACCAATCGTCAGCAGCGAGATGATACGCTGATGATCAATGGGTGCCCATATGCCTAAATCTTCAGCAGCCAATGATGTATCTATAGCAGCAGGAAAGTACATAAACTGTTGTTTTTAACAAATCTAACGAAAAAAGTGATGTTTCAGTCCTACCTCAAGATCGCCCTTCGCAACCTGCGTTCGCAACGCAGTTACACCCTGCTGAACATCCTTGGCCTGTCGATTGGCATGGCCGGAGCCCTCCTTATTTTCCTGTTTCTGCGCCACCACCTGAGTATCGACCGGCACCACGCGAAACTCGACCGCATCGTCCGAATCAATACGGATATGCACCTTCCCGACGGTTCTATCGAGTACAATCCGGAGTCTCCTATGCCCCTGGTAGAAGCCTTACGCAAAGACTATCCGCAGGTTGAACAGGCCGCTTTCCTGATGATGAACCGAGAGCTGACCGTTGGCGTCAGACAAGCCGGAAAGGGAACAGTCCGGCGGTTTCTGGAGCACAAAGGCACCGGGTTAGTCGAGCCGGAATGGTTTGACATATTGGATTACAGATGGTTACAGGGTAACCCAAAAACAGCTCTTCGTCAGCCCAACAGCGTGGTACTGACCGAGACCTGGGCCAAAAAGTACTTTGGTAATACCAATCCCATTGGACAGACCCTCACGCTTAACAACAAAATCGATGTGACGGTCACAGGTATCCTGGCTGACCCACCACCCATGACCGACACCGATCTCGGCCTGTTTGTGTCGATGGCTACCCTGAAGGAATTCGACCCGACTTATGAAGTCGATAACTGGTGGTTCCTTAACAGCACTAACCGGGTTTACGCAACCCTCAAAAACTCACAAGCGGCTACAAGCCTCGAACAATCGTTTCCGGCACTCGCCAAAAAGCATTATGGGGCCGATGCAAAGGTTTTCCAGCTCCATATCCAGCCTCTGCGGGACATCCATACCGATGTAAAGCGGGGCGGTGAGACCATTCGGCCTTCCCTAATCTGGTCGCTGGGTGTCATTGGGGTGCTGCTGATTGTGGCGGCCTGTATCAACTTCATCAATCTGGCTACGGCACAGGCACTCCGACGCGGTAAAGAAGTGGGCGTTCGCAAAACCCTGGGTAGTTCGCGAAGGCAGTTGATTGGTCAGTTCTTGCTGGAAGCAAGCCTGATCGTTTTTGCCGCTGCCGCGCTGTCCCTACTGCTGGTTGCCATGCTGCTCCCCTTCTTCTCGGACTGGGTCCAACTAACTTTATCCTTCCGGCCTGACGGCCTTACGATGCTGTTCATCGGGTTACTGCTAACGAGTATCATCCTGATTGCCGGTGGCTATCCGGCTGCAGTACTGTCGGGGGTGTCGCCCTGGTCAGCGCTGAAAGGGAAACTTACCGGTGCTTCAGGGCACGGCTTTACGGTTCGGCGGGTGCTGGTTGTGAGTCAGTTTGTTGTTTGTCAGGCATTGATAATCGGGGCGCTGGTCGTGGCGAATCAGATACGGTATATACAACGGGCCGATCTGGGATTTCGGAAGGACAACATCGTGGTGGTTACGATGCCCGTCAACCAACAGGCGCGTCTGGAAGCGTTCAAACAAAAACTCTCCCAGTATACCGACGTACAGTCGGTCAGCTTCAGCCACCGCCCACCGGCCAGCGACCAGATGTATGGCGGCTCCATCAAGTTCAACGGCAGTAACGACTGGTCGGTATTCCCTGTTCGGGAACGGTTGGCCGATGCCGATTATGTGCGCACTTACGGCCTGACGCTGGTTGCCGGGCGCAACATCGTACAAAGCGACACCATCCGCGAATACCTCGTCAACGAGTCTCTGGCTCATCAGCTTGGCTTTCAAAATCCACAGCAGATAGTGGGCAAAAAACTACAGTACTATCATTCGTCGGTGCCTCTGCCCATCGTGGGCGTCGTAAAAGACTTTCATCAGAAATCACTTCGGGAAGCTATAGCTCCCTGCCTGATTGCCAGCAAAGCCGATTGGTACGCCCGGGTGGGTATACGTATTTCGGGCAAAAACCTGACGCAAACGCTTCAGCACATTCGGCAAACGTGGCAGCAGATATACCCCGAGGAAGTGTTCGAATACCAGTTTCTGGACGATCAGGTCGCTAAATTTTATGAGACTGAAAACCTGATCGCCCGACTCATCAACGCCTTCACGGGCATTGCCATCCTGATCTGCTGCCTGGGGCTATACGGCTTGGTGCTGCACATTGTTGGCCAGCGGACCAAAGAGATCGGCATTCGGAAAGTGCTCGGCGCGAGCGTCACCAGCATTGTAGCGCTACTTTCAGCCGAGTTTTTGAAACTGGTGGCGGTGGCCATTGTCATTGCCAGTCCGCTGGCGTGGTGGGTCATGAACCAGTGGCTACAGGACTTCGCCTACAAAACCGACATCGCCTGGTGGGTATTCGTGCTGGCGGGCATACTGGCCGTGAGTATAGCGCTATTGACCGTCAGTTTCCAGAGTATTAAAGCGGCTTTGGTGAACCCGGTGAAATCGTTGCGGTCCGAATAGGAACGCGGGGTGTAGAGACAAGGCATGCGTTGTCTCTACCTTACAAAATTAAAACTGTTTCAGGTAGCTGATTTTGGCGATGGCGTGGTCTTCGGTTTGGGTTCTCTGCTGTAAATTCTGAAAACCCCGATGGTTGAGAACGACATACACGTACGACAGCGGCTGGTACTCCCACGACAGACGGATGTTGTAATTCTGCGACTGGTTTTCTGAATTACGCTGGTAAAAGCCGATCAACTGAAGGCGGGGGTTTAGGGCAAATCGCCCTTCGATGGCATACAGATCGACGGTTGCGCTGGTTTTATCCTCGCCCACCTCAACGAAGCGGTTCCGGTTAAAACGCCCCGACAATGAGAAATGCGGGATGGGCGCAAACTGCACCGTCCAGTCGCCCGAGTTCAGCTTTCCGCCGAAATAGGTTCCCCAGTTATACATAGTCTGGATATTCAGGATGCGCGACGGGTCGGTGCTGGCGTAGATCTGGTGACGCACATAATTGAACTGACCCGTTTGAATTTTGACACCCAGCGGTTCAAATACCTCGGTAAGCTGCTGATAGGTGGGCGTGATGCTGTAGCCAAAATAGGCCCCACTCTGGAGGTTCAGCCAGATGGGGTAAACTGTCCAGGTGCGCTCGATGAGTTTGCCGGTGGAAGCCTGATGATAAAACTCCGGGAAAACGCTCGGCTCCCACGCCCGTAACCACTTCTTGAACGGCAGCCGCCGACCCCGATACCACCAGAAGATACCGGGTGTAGTGGCAATGACGTCATTGCGCGAAACAAAGCCCAACTCCGGGTCGTAATCCTTCGTGACGATGGACTGCGTCCACCAGATTTTGAATTGGTTACTCACATAGAAATACTGCGCATAAGCCGAAAAGCCCTGTTTTCCCGTTCGGGCCGAGGTCGAATAGGACGCCAGCGTGTTGAGCGAGTGTGATTCGCCCAGCCGGAAAAAGCCGTCTATCGTACCAACGACATTCGAGCCGTCGGGTCGGTCCTTGACCGTCAGCAGGCCCCCGATATGGTGCTGTTTGCCAAAATTCTCCGAAAACCGCCCGACAAAAAAGTTGGTAGCGGGCGTATCGTCAACCCCTCGCTGCCGCATTAGAATGGCCCCGATGTTTCGTTTCGAAGAGCGATACACAAACCGTCCGCCCACATCAATCGGGATAGGGTTCCCGCTATCGTCCAGGCCAATCCGGCGGCTAAAAAATGGCTGGATGCGCATATTCCCACCCGACTCATCCAGATTCCGGCTGATACCCACGCCAAACAACGAGGCATTTTCCAGAAAAAACTGTCGCCGTTCGGGGAAGAACACCGAAAACCGGCTTACGTTATTCACCTGCCGGTCGGCATCAGCCTGAGCAAAATCCGTGTTAGCGGTGAGGTCCAGTACCGCGTTTGGATTAATGGCCCATTTGAGTTCGCCCCCGAGTTTAACTTTTGTCTCCTCGGGCTTTACGGACGCATCGAAGCCGGTATACCGGTCGTAGGACGTCAGGACATACGGCTGTATGCGGATATTTGGTTTCGGTGGTGGCGGCTGAAGGTTAGCCAGAATACCGGCATAATCCATCCGAAACGACGAAAAAGAGCGTGGGTACGGCGAAAACGCGGAGATTTCGTTCGTTAGTCGTCGGTTACGGTAGATATTAAATCCCCAGTTCTGCACCGCTTCGGTTGTTTTGGGATAGCGCAATGTCTGCCACGGAATAGCGATTTCAGCCACCCAACCCGAATCACTACGGGCGGTACGCACCCGCCACAGGCCATCCCAGTCAAAGTCGTAATAAATATCGTCGAAGGATAGGAAATCGCGCTGAACACCGTAGGGATTGGTGGCAAAGGCCATGGCATTGCGCCGGTCATTGAACCCATCGAACGACAGGTTGACCAGATCATGCTGCGTATAGTTGAAATCACGCTTGAAATCGGTAGCCCGGATGGCCTTTTTGCCCAGCGAATCCCGCAAAACAATCCCGAAATAGAGAAACTGCTTGTTATACAAAACCCGCACGTCCGTTTGGTGGTTGGGGCTTTTGCCCTGATACGGTTCAATCTGAATAAAGCCCGGAGACGGTTTCGTTTTCTTCCATTCAGGATCATTTAGCAGCCCTTCAACCTTCAGAGACGATTTAATCTGCACCGCTTCAATAACCCGCCGAACCGAATCGGGCTTGAAAATAGTCGCATCCTGGGCAAACGAACGAAGGGAAATCAACAATAATAGCGTAGAGAGTCTTTTCATTCACAGAAGTTTAAGACTACAAAAGTCTGTAAAATGCTTAATTGTACAGTTAAGATCAATAAATTAGTGTTGTCGATAAGTTGATCTCAAAACGCCCTATATGATGAGAAAGCAGTTTTATTGATTAAGTACAAAACTAGGTTAAACTCTCCAGCCGCGTTACACACTCATTAAAGTGCGGACATTCTTGCCGGAGAACAGGGAGGGTTATATCTTTCAGAATCAGAATGCCGTCCGTTATTTTATTATAACTCGAACAAAGTGATAAAATTCGCTTCGATGGAGCGGTAAGCGGACTGTCATTAATCTCTTCCGGCGTTTGGTAAGCCTTTCTTATCGCAGTTAAACTACCTGTAGGCAGGTCAGGATGGTCGAGTTGAAGCCAGTTTTCGGTATGTGCAGGATCAGCAAAAAGCAATGCTTCAAACTCGTGCAGCTGCAAATAGGGGATGAACCGATAATGACCAATACGATCCTCAAATGCCTGTTCGAGCCGAAGCACCCGGTCATACGAACGAAATAACCGAGTTTCATTAAAGGCTGGGAACTGACTGTCTAAGCCATACAGATCAATAAGTGTCGTATGCCAGGCCGTAGGATCTTCGCTTAGCCACTGCCGTATGTCAAACTCAGCTTTCCCAAAGTTGGTGTAACCACCTCGTTGGGTTTTACTAGTGCGTAGTCGGCGTACATCGGCGTAGATACCCAATGGGAGTAAATGAGGACGTAGTATCTGATTAACAAACTGCTCTTCAGCATGGCCCTCGGCCGTTATATTAAGTCGAATCATGGGGTGCCGCCAATTACGTTTTTCTCCCACAGATCACCTAAACTGTACTCGGTAAGCCAGGTGGCTAGTACATCCGTCTCCAGTCGTCGGAAGGTAGAGTGGCCAGGGCGGCCGTCCGCATCTTCACGATCAACAACAATTACATCGTCGGGCGCGAAGGCATTGACCAGATTGACGCTTTGTGTGGACACAATGACCTGCGTACGAGACGAGGCTTTTTTCAGCAAACCCGCTAACAGAGCTAATGCTGTCGGGTGCAAACCCAGTTCAGGTTCATCCAGAAGTATAAGGTTGGGTAGTTTTGGCTGTAGGAGTAAAGTTACCAGACAGATGAACCTCAGTGAGCCATCAGAAAGGTCACTGGCGTTAAAGCGCATATCGGATCGGTTATCCTGCCATTCCAGCAAAATTTTCTGCTCATTGTATGGGTTGGGCCGAAAGATGAAATCACCAAAAAAAGGCAATACCAATTTTATTGTACTGACAATTCGTTCGTAGTGTTTCGGTGATTTCTGCTGCATATACCACAGGAAAGCCGCCAGATTACCCGCATCGGCCCGCAAGAAAGCAGTGTCGCTTATATCACTCAATTTCTTGACAGGAGCTTCGGCACTAGTATCGTGAAAATGATAGACACGCCAATTCTTTAGTTGAGCACTAATCACCTGACTGACTTTGAATGAGTTCTTTGTTAAAAGTGACTCTTCTTTTCCCTTCGAAAAACGAACTCCCTCTGTCGTAATAGGCCCTGTAATGACATTAGTTTCTTCAAACTCAATTATAAGCCTATCGTCCTGAGCTATTATTAAGGATAATTCGTACCAACTGTCATTAAAGGTTAAGATGATTTTTATTTGCTTCGTCTCCCGGCTCCCATAATGAAGCAACTTATCTGCCCCGCCTTTTACGGCTGTGTAAACTTGTAGGCGCTGGTTGATAATTTCATGCAGAAAGCGAAACAACTCTATAAAATTTGACTTACCTGCACCATTCTGCCCAATCAAAATA is a window of Spirosoma linguale DSM 74 DNA encoding:
- a CDS encoding hypothetical protein (KEGG: afw:Anae109_0103 hypothetical protein), which encodes MKRLSTLLLLISLRSFAQDATIFKPDSVRRVIEAVQIKSSLKVEGLLNDPEWKKTKPSPGFIQIEPYQGKSPNHQTDVRVLYNKQFLYFGIVLRDSLGKKAIRATDFKRDFNYTQHDLVNLSFDGFNDRRNAMAFATNPYGVQRDFLSFDDIYYDFDWDGLWRVRTARSDSGWVAEIAIPWQTLRYPKTTEAVQNWGFNIYRNRRLTNEISAFSPYPRSFSSFRMDYAGILANLQPPPPKPNIRIQPYVLTSYDRYTGFDASVKPEETKVKLGGELKWAINPNAVLDLTANTDFAQADADRQVNNVSRFSVFFPERRQFFLENASLFGVGISRNLDESGGNMRIQPFFSRRIGLDDSGNPIPIDVGGRFVYRSSKRNIGAILMRQRGVDDTPATNFFVGRFSENFGKQHHIGGLLTVKDRPDGSNVVGTIDGFFRLGESHSLNTLASYSTSARTGKQGFSAYAQYFYVSNQFKIWWTQSIVTKDYDPELGFVSRNDVIATTPGIFWWYRGRRLPFKKWLRAWEPSVFPEFYHQASTGKLIERTWTVYPIWLNLQSGAYFGYSITPTYQQLTEVFEPLGVKIQTGQFNYVRHQIYASTDPSRILNIQTMYNWGTYFGGKLNSGDWTVQFAPIPHFSLSGRFNRNRFVEVGEDKTSATVDLYAIEGRFALNPRLQLIGFYQRNSENQSQNYNIRLSWEYQPLSYVYVVLNHRGFQNLQQRTQTEDHAIAKISYLKQF
- a CDS encoding conserved hypothetical protein (KEGG: plu:plu3301 hypothetical protein), with the translated sequence MIRLNITAEGHAEEQFVNQILRPHLLPLGIYADVRRLRTSKTQRGGYTNFGKAEFDIRQWLSEDPTAWHTTLIDLYGLDSQFPAFNETRLFRSYDRVLRLEQAFEDRIGHYRFIPYLQLHEFEALLFADPAHTENWLQLDHPDLPTGSLTAIRKAYQTPEEINDSPLTAPSKRILSLCSSYNKITDGILILKDITLPVLRQECPHFNECVTRLESLT
- a CDS encoding SMC domain protein (PFAM: SMC domain protein~KEGG: aav:Aave_0765 hypothetical protein), which encodes MIKWKKKISVVLGMDGQHTLQSIHVSGFRSIQSVDLPIQDLNILIGQNGAGKSNFIELFRFLHEIINQRLQVYTAVKGGADKLLHYGSRETKQIKIILTFNDSWYELSLIIAQDDRLIIEFEETNVITGPITTEGVRFSKGKEESLLTKNSFKVSQVISAQLKNWRVYHFHDTSAEAPVKKLSDISDTAFLRADAGNLAAFLWYMQQKSPKHYERIVSTIKLVLPFFGDFIFRPNPYNEQKILLEWQDNRSDMRFNASDLSDGSLRFICLVTLLLQPKLPNLILLDEPELGLHPTALALLAGLLKKASSRTQVIVSTQSVNLVNAFAPDDVIVVDREDADGRPGHSTFRRLETDVLATWLTEYSLGDLWEKNVIGGTP